A single region of the Thioalkalivibrio nitratireducens DSM 14787 genome encodes:
- the dsrB gene encoding dissimilatory-type sulfite reductase subunit beta, which produces MSQPAMRPPIESGCPDGFQYMHPVMRRNFGMWKYHEHPRPGVLLHVSDMGEKIWTVKAGTQRILDVFTLRKLCDIGDQYADGYVRFTIRSNLEYMVADEAKVEPLINALEDAGFVVGGTRNSVSMISHTQGWLHCDIPGTDASGVVKAMMDELIDEFRNCNMPNRVHITTSCCQINCGGQGDIAINVQHTKPPKINHDLVANVCERPSVVARCPVAAIRPALVNGKPSLEVDEKKCICCGACYPPCPPMQINDAEHTKFAIWVGGNHSNARGKPTFQKLVASGIPNNPPRWPEATAIVKRILKVYQEDGQDWERINDWIERIGWPAFFEKTGLPFTRYHIENWRGARNSLNASTHIRF; this is translated from the coding sequence ATGTCACAACCAGCCATGCGTCCGCCGATCGAATCCGGTTGCCCGGACGGTTTCCAGTACATGCATCCGGTGATGCGCCGCAACTTCGGCATGTGGAAGTACCACGAGCATCCCCGGCCCGGCGTCCTGCTTCACGTTTCCGACATGGGCGAGAAGATCTGGACCGTCAAGGCCGGAACCCAGCGCATCCTTGACGTGTTCACGCTGCGCAAGCTTTGCGATATCGGTGACCAGTACGCCGACGGCTACGTGCGCTTCACCATCCGCTCGAACCTCGAGTACATGGTCGCCGACGAGGCCAAGGTCGAGCCGCTGATCAACGCACTGGAAGATGCCGGGTTCGTCGTGGGCGGCACGCGCAACTCCGTATCGATGATCTCGCACACCCAGGGCTGGCTGCACTGCGACATCCCCGGCACCGACGCTTCCGGCGTGGTGAAGGCGATGATGGACGAACTGATCGACGAGTTCCGCAACTGCAACATGCCGAACCGCGTGCACATCACCACCTCGTGCTGCCAGATCAACTGCGGCGGCCAGGGCGACATCGCGATCAACGTCCAGCACACCAAGCCCCCGAAGATCAACCACGACCTGGTGGCCAACGTCTGCGAACGCCCGTCGGTCGTCGCCCGCTGCCCGGTCGCCGCAATCCGCCCGGCACTGGTGAACGGCAAGCCGTCGCTCGAAGTCGACGAGAAGAAGTGCATCTGCTGTGGCGCCTGCTACCCGCCCTGCCCCCCGATGCAGATCAACGATGCCGAGCACACCAAGTTCGCGATCTGGGTCGGCGGCAACCACTCCAACGCCCGCGGCAAGCCGACGTTCCAGAAGCTGGTCGCGTCCGGGATTCCGAACAACCCGCCGCGCTGGCCGGAGGCCACCGCGATCGTGAAGCGGATCCTGAAGGTGTACCAGGAAGACGGTCAGGACTGGGAGCGCATCAACGACTGGATCGAGCGCATCGGCTGGCCCGCGTTCTTCGAAAAGACCGGGCTGCCGTTCACCCGGTACCACATCGAGAACTGGCGCGGCGCGCGCAACAGCCTGAACGCGTCGACCCACATCCGGTTCTGA
- a CDS encoding TusE/DsrC/DsvC family sulfur relay protein: MPIEVNGKTYETDEEGYLANLNDWNPDLATAMAKADGADLDENHWEVINFLREYYEEYQIAPAVRVLTKAIGKKLGPDKGNSKYLYELFPYGPAKQACKYAGLPKPTGCV, from the coding sequence ATGCCAATCGAAGTCAACGGCAAGACCTACGAAACCGACGAAGAGGGCTACCTCGCCAACCTGAACGACTGGAACCCCGACCTGGCCACCGCGATGGCCAAGGCCGACGGTGCCGACCTCGACGAAAACCATTGGGAAGTCATCAACTTCCTGCGCGAGTACTACGAGGAATACCAGATTGCCCCGGCCGTCCGCGTGCTGACCAAGGCGATCGGCAAGAAGCTCGGGCCGGACAAGGGCAACAGCAAGTACCTGTACGAGTTGTTCCCGTACGGCCCCGCGAAGCAGGCCTGCAAATACGCCGGGCTGCCGAAGCCGACCGGCTGCGTCTGA
- the cas6 gene encoding type I-MYXAN CRISPR-associated protein Cas6/Cmx6: MFWDDSPRDELAGLRDVVDVAYRIDCPRLPLDHAHALSSALLELLPWLGTEDHAGVHLIHGAESGNGWMRPQDPERDLLHLSRRARLRLRVPVARVDEAATLIGRTLEVSGFGIGVGPMNVIPLEPLPVVFARHVVADPEQDEPAFLAEMAAELGRIGVPASKLLSGLSHVLRVPGGLLHTRSLMVAELDAQSSLRLQRSGVGSDQALGCGLFIGHKDIAPVPGAG, translated from the coding sequence ATGTTCTGGGACGATTCGCCGCGGGACGAACTCGCCGGGCTGCGTGACGTCGTCGACGTCGCGTATCGGATCGACTGCCCCCGCCTGCCTCTGGATCATGCGCATGCGTTGTCTTCGGCGCTGCTCGAGCTGCTGCCCTGGCTGGGCACCGAGGACCACGCGGGCGTGCATCTGATTCACGGCGCGGAGTCCGGCAACGGGTGGATGCGTCCGCAGGATCCGGAGCGCGACCTGCTGCACCTGTCCCGGCGGGCCCGGCTGCGGCTGCGCGTGCCCGTGGCGCGCGTCGACGAGGCCGCGACGCTGATCGGCCGGACGCTCGAGGTGTCGGGGTTCGGGATCGGCGTGGGGCCGATGAATGTGATTCCGCTGGAACCCTTGCCGGTGGTGTTCGCCCGCCACGTCGTTGCGGATCCGGAACAGGACGAGCCGGCGTTCCTTGCCGAGATGGCGGCCGAACTGGGGCGCATCGGCGTGCCGGCTTCCAAGCTGCTGAGTGGCCTGAGTCACGTGCTGCGGGTGCCGGGCGGATTGCTGCACACGCGCAGCCTGATGGTCGCGGAACTCGACGCCCAGTCGTCGCTGCGACTGCAGCGCAGCGGCGTCGGATCCGATCAGGCGCTGGGTTGTGGCCTGTTCATCGGGCACAAGGACATTGCGCCGGTTCCCGGGGCGGGATAA
- a CDS encoding respiratory nitrate reductase subunit gamma, giving the protein MFVTVLFALLFYAATAIFLAGIGMRIARYARTPAPLKIPTTPAPTTRGGVVLRMVTEVVLFNSLFKANKWIWIFGIVFHVALALVLLRHLRYFLDPVPAWVVMIQPFGKYAAFAMVLGLAGLWARRVFVERIRYISSPSDHLMLALLLGIGLTGLAMTYLWHVDITAVKLFFTGLMRFDFNPLPAHPMLLLHLLLVAGLMIIFPFSKLLHAPGVFFSPTRNQVDNPREKRHLTNVKWMVRSEKPAASADQ; this is encoded by the coding sequence GTGTTTGTCACCGTGCTCTTTGCCCTGCTCTTCTATGCGGCCACGGCCATTTTTCTGGCCGGGATCGGCATGCGCATCGCACGTTATGCACGGACACCGGCACCGCTGAAGATTCCGACTACCCCGGCGCCGACGACCCGTGGCGGTGTCGTGCTGCGGATGGTGACTGAAGTCGTGCTTTTCAACAGCCTGTTCAAGGCCAACAAATGGATCTGGATCTTCGGCATCGTGTTTCATGTTGCGCTTGCACTGGTGCTGCTGCGCCACCTGCGCTACTTCCTCGATCCCGTGCCCGCCTGGGTCGTGATGATTCAGCCCTTCGGCAAGTATGCCGCGTTCGCGATGGTGCTCGGACTCGCGGGACTCTGGGCCCGACGGGTTTTCGTGGAACGCATTCGCTACATCTCCTCGCCGTCGGATCACCTGATGCTGGCGCTGCTGCTGGGCATCGGCCTGACCGGCCTCGCGATGACCTACCTCTGGCACGTCGACATCACCGCGGTGAAGCTGTTCTTCACCGGACTGATGCGGTTCGACTTCAACCCGCTCCCCGCGCACCCGATGCTGCTGCTGCATCTGCTGCTGGTCGCCGGGCTGATGATCATTTTTCCGTTCAGCAAGCTGCTGCACGCGCCGGGCGTATTCTTCAGCCCGACCCGCAACCAGGTCGACAATCCGCGCGAAAAGCGCCATCTCACGAACGTGAAATGGATGGTCCGGAGCGAAAAACCCGCGGCGAGCGCGGATCAATAA
- the dsrA gene encoding dissimilatory-type sulfite reductase subunit alpha translates to MANQHHPTPMLDELENGPWPSFISGIKRLRDEHPDDRIKNVSNDLLGQLEHSYETRKGYWKGGTVSVFGYGSGIIPRFSEVAKSFPESREFHTVRVQPPAGNFYTTDILRQLANSWEKFGSGLVTFHGQTGNAMFIGVNTTNTQSFFDEINEYGFDLGGAGPCVRTGMSCVGAARCEQSCANEQRIHRTLLNRFTDDVHRPSLPYKFKFKVSGCPNDCVNAIERSDFAVIGTWRDDIKIDQEEVKNFVAEYGRDKVHLDVINRCPSKCMTLNEDNTLSIDNGNCVRCMHCINVMTKALSPGDDQGVTILVGGKRTLKIGDLMGTVIVPFMKLETEEDYQGLVELAENIIDFWAENGLEHERCGEMIERIGLVNFLKGMGLEADPNMVNHPRLSSYIRMDEYDEAAENYLRHKMEQRQAAAG, encoded by the coding sequence ATGGCGAACCAACATCATCCGACCCCCATGCTCGACGAGTTGGAAAACGGCCCCTGGCCGAGCTTCATCTCGGGAATCAAGCGCCTTCGTGACGAACATCCGGATGACCGGATCAAGAACGTGAGCAACGACCTGCTGGGTCAGCTCGAGCATTCCTACGAAACCCGCAAGGGCTACTGGAAGGGCGGCACGGTGTCGGTATTCGGCTACGGTTCCGGGATCATCCCGCGCTTCTCCGAGGTCGCCAAGTCGTTCCCCGAGTCGCGCGAGTTCCACACCGTGCGGGTACAGCCGCCGGCCGGCAACTTCTACACCACCGACATTCTGCGCCAGCTCGCCAACAGCTGGGAGAAGTTCGGGTCGGGCCTGGTGACCTTCCATGGCCAGACCGGCAACGCGATGTTCATCGGCGTGAACACCACGAACACCCAGTCCTTCTTTGACGAAATCAACGAATACGGCTTCGACCTCGGCGGCGCCGGCCCCTGCGTGCGTACCGGCATGTCCTGTGTTGGCGCGGCGCGCTGCGAGCAGTCCTGCGCGAACGAGCAGCGCATCCACCGCACGCTGCTGAACCGCTTCACCGACGACGTGCACCGCCCGTCGCTGCCGTACAAGTTCAAGTTCAAGGTGTCCGGCTGCCCGAACGACTGCGTGAACGCGATCGAGCGCTCCGACTTTGCGGTGATCGGCACCTGGCGCGACGACATCAAGATCGACCAGGAAGAGGTCAAGAACTTCGTCGCCGAGTACGGCCGCGACAAAGTCCACCTGGACGTGATCAACCGCTGTCCCAGCAAGTGCATGACGCTGAACGAGGACAACACCCTGTCCATCGACAATGGCAACTGCGTGCGCTGCATGCACTGCATCAACGTGATGACCAAGGCACTGTCCCCCGGGGACGACCAGGGCGTGACTATCCTCGTCGGCGGCAAGCGCACGCTGAAGATCGGCGACCTGATGGGTACCGTGATCGTGCCGTTCATGAAGCTCGAGACCGAAGAGGACTACCAGGGTCTGGTCGAACTCGCCGAGAACATCATCGACTTCTGGGCGGAGAACGGACTGGAACACGAGCGCTGCGGCGAGATGATCGAGCGCATCGGCCTGGTGAACTTCCTGAAGGGCATGGGCCTGGAGGCCGACCCGAACATGGTCAACCATCCGCGCCTGAGCTCCTACATCCGCATGGACGAGTACGACGAGGCTGCGGAGAACTACCTGCGCCACAAGATGGAACAGCGGCAGGCCGCCGCGGGTTGA
- a CDS encoding TauD/TfdA family dioxygenase has protein sequence MTSATPQHQHAAPAGRPFDLGDDAAYRRWRADKLRRFPQALGAVTVDVEDIARPSAGERAALTDAIQRANMVIYRCRAPGTDRGSVRAFGRALGLERVDEHLCADDDGVSELQVSDGNGHQADYIPYTDRPLSWHCDGYYNESARTIRAMLLHCARDAAEGGENGLVDHEMLYIALRDRYPEYLAALMHPEALTIPANVQDGQVLRPERTGPVFSVDPATGALHMRYTARGRNVRWRDDATTREAAARITQMLESEDVPVFRCRLAPGEGLLCNNVLHNRTGFRDDAEGGRQRLVYRVRFLDRVAET, from the coding sequence ATGACCAGTGCCACACCTCAACACCAGCACGCTGCGCCCGCCGGGAGGCCTTTTGACCTCGGTGACGATGCAGCCTATCGACGCTGGCGGGCCGACAAGCTGCGCCGCTTTCCGCAAGCGCTGGGCGCGGTGACGGTGGACGTGGAAGACATCGCCCGCCCGAGCGCCGGGGAACGCGCGGCGCTGACCGACGCGATCCAGCGGGCGAACATGGTGATCTACCGGTGCCGGGCGCCCGGCACCGACCGAGGGTCGGTGCGTGCGTTCGGGCGGGCGCTGGGGCTGGAGCGCGTCGACGAGCACCTGTGTGCCGACGACGACGGGGTCAGCGAATTGCAGGTCAGCGACGGCAATGGTCACCAGGCCGACTACATCCCCTATACCGATCGCCCGCTGAGCTGGCATTGCGACGGCTACTACAACGAGTCGGCACGGACCATCCGCGCGATGCTGCTGCACTGCGCACGCGATGCGGCTGAAGGTGGCGAGAACGGACTCGTCGACCACGAGATGCTGTACATTGCGCTGCGCGACCGCTATCCCGAGTACCTGGCGGCGCTGATGCACCCCGAGGCACTGACGATTCCCGCCAATGTCCAGGATGGGCAGGTGCTGCGTCCGGAGCGGACCGGTCCGGTGTTCAGCGTGGATCCGGCGACTGGGGCGCTGCACATGCGTTATACCGCGCGCGGACGGAACGTGCGCTGGCGCGACGACGCAACGACGCGGGAGGCGGCCGCTCGGATCACGCAGATGCTCGAGTCGGAAGACGTTCCGGTGTTCCGGTGCCGGCTCGCACCCGGCGAGGGACTCCTTTGTAATAATGTGCTGCACAACCGTACGGGGTTCCGGGACGATGCGGAGGGCGGCCGGCAGCGACTGGTCTACCGTGTCCGATTCCTGGACCGTGTGGCGGAAACCTGA
- the tusC gene encoding sulfurtransferase complex subunit TusC produces MSEPWEEEGPGTIKKFMYVNRKAPYGTIYALESLEVVLIAAAFEQDVSMVFLDDGVYQLKKGQETQGIGMKNFSPTYRALEGYDVEKLYVEAESLAERGLSEDDLLVPVEVMGREALTELMEEQDVILSF; encoded by the coding sequence ATGTCAGAACCTTGGGAAGAAGAAGGTCCAGGCACGATCAAGAAGTTCATGTACGTGAACCGCAAGGCACCGTACGGAACCATCTATGCGCTGGAATCGCTGGAAGTCGTGCTGATCGCAGCCGCCTTCGAACAGGACGTCAGCATGGTCTTCCTGGACGACGGCGTGTACCAGCTGAAGAAGGGGCAGGAAACGCAGGGAATCGGGATGAAGAACTTCTCGCCCACCTACCGCGCCCTGGAGGGCTACGACGTCGAGAAGCTCTACGTCGAAGCCGAGTCACTGGCCGAACGTGGACTCTCCGAGGATGACCTGCTGGTCCCGGTCGAGGTCATGGGGCGCGAGGCCCTGACCGAGCTGATGGAAGAGCAGGACGTCATTCTGAGTTTCTGA
- the tusD gene encoding sulfurtransferase complex subunit TusD: MKYGILVNEGPYQHQASDTAYQFAKAALDKGHEVFRVFFYHDGVNNGTRFGVPPQDDRNITTRWTEMAEQHGVDMVICIAAAQRRGLLDEGEAKRQGKDGDNIAPGFRISGLGQLIEAGIQCDRLVVFGD, from the coding sequence ATGAAATACGGAATTCTGGTCAACGAGGGCCCGTATCAGCACCAGGCCTCGGACACCGCCTACCAGTTCGCGAAGGCCGCGCTCGACAAGGGCCACGAGGTCTTCCGCGTGTTCTTTTATCATGACGGCGTGAACAACGGCACCCGCTTCGGCGTGCCACCGCAAGATGACCGCAACATCACCACGCGTTGGACCGAAATGGCCGAACAGCATGGTGTCGACATGGTAATCTGCATCGCCGCCGCACAGCGCCGCGGTCTGCTCGATGAGGGCGAGGCCAAGCGTCAGGGCAAGGACGGTGACAACATCGCCCCCGGTTTTCGGATCTCCGGCCTCGGCCAGCTGATCGAGGCAGGGATCCAGTGCGACCGCCTGGTGGTGTTCGGCGACTGA
- the tusB gene encoding sulfurtransferase complex subunit TusB, producing the protein MSMLHTVNKSPFERNTLASCLGHAKAGSDILLIEDGVYASVRGTSHEDMVRSAVGQHNVFVLGPDLLARGMNPEQLIEGIAVVDYGDFVDLTAKHDKVQAWL; encoded by the coding sequence ATGAGCATGCTGCACACCGTCAACAAATCGCCGTTCGAGCGCAATACCCTCGCGTCCTGCCTGGGTCACGCGAAAGCCGGTTCCGACATCCTGCTGATCGAGGACGGCGTCTACGCGTCCGTCCGGGGTACCTCCCACGAGGATATGGTCCGTAGTGCCGTAGGTCAGCACAATGTATTCGTCCTCGGGCCGGATCTGCTCGCCCGCGGCATGAACCCCGAACAGCTCATCGAGGGCATAGCGGTCGTGGACTACGGCGATTTCGTCGACCTGACCGCAAAGCACGACAAGGTTCAGGCTTGGCTCTGA
- the dsrK gene encoding sulfate reduction electron transfer complex DsrMKJOP subunit DsrK — MANFDTPELTESDTVEIPALKSGVMSHSKPFVSKEQFQEPLGFPGELVDNWKDVAVNKLGELLQTNRALQVFMDSCVKCGACTDKCHYFLGTSDPRNMPVARQDLLRSVYRRYFTLPGKYFPKLVGATDLTEDVLDQWYSYFHQCSECRRCSVYCPYGIDTAEITMATRDIMNAVGKGQKYSNEIIGKVFKIGNNLGLPQPALEDTLLGLEEDVKDDTGIDVRFPLDEKGAEVLVVTPSADFFAEPHIDGLIGYAKVFHAAGISWTLSSHASEAANFGLFIGSGENMKRIAMRIREAALDLGVKRIVFGECGHAWRVAYSYLNTLAGPFDFLDPRYPVPQHICEFTYDLIQRGVLTLDKSRNDHRRVTFHDSCNVARASRMGDMPGGQFIIPREIIKATCNHFYDMAPDTIGEGTFCCGGGGGLLTDDLMELRVKGALPRMNALKDVVDEHEVTHMAAICAICKSQFSKVLPYYGFQMDQIVSVHQLVSDALVLDAKQ; from the coding sequence ATGGCCAATTTCGATACCCCGGAACTCACCGAAAGCGATACCGTGGAGATCCCCGCACTGAAAAGCGGGGTCATGTCCCACAGCAAGCCTTTCGTTTCGAAGGAACAGTTCCAGGAACCGCTCGGCTTCCCCGGCGAGCTGGTCGACAACTGGAAGGACGTGGCGGTCAACAAGCTCGGCGAGCTGCTGCAGACCAACCGCGCGCTCCAGGTGTTCATGGATTCCTGCGTGAAATGCGGCGCCTGCACCGACAAGTGCCACTACTTCCTTGGCACCTCCGATCCGCGCAACATGCCGGTCGCCCGCCAGGATCTGCTGCGCAGCGTCTACCGCCGCTACTTCACGCTCCCGGGGAAGTACTTCCCGAAGCTGGTCGGTGCGACCGACCTGACCGAGGACGTGCTCGACCAGTGGTACAGCTACTTCCACCAGTGCTCGGAGTGCCGCCGCTGCTCCGTCTATTGCCCCTACGGAATCGATACCGCCGAGATCACGATGGCCACCCGCGACATCATGAACGCGGTCGGCAAGGGCCAGAAATACAGCAACGAGATCATCGGCAAGGTCTTCAAGATCGGCAACAACCTTGGCCTGCCGCAGCCCGCGCTGGAAGACACCCTGCTCGGCCTCGAGGAGGACGTGAAGGATGACACCGGCATCGACGTGCGCTTCCCGCTCGACGAGAAGGGCGCCGAAGTCCTGGTGGTCACGCCGTCGGCCGACTTCTTCGCCGAGCCGCACATCGACGGTCTGATCGGGTATGCGAAGGTCTTCCACGCCGCCGGCATCTCCTGGACGTTGTCGTCGCACGCGTCCGAGGCCGCGAACTTCGGTCTGTTCATCGGCTCCGGCGAAAACATGAAACGCATCGCGATGCGCATCCGCGAGGCAGCGCTGGACCTCGGCGTGAAGCGCATCGTCTTCGGCGAGTGCGGCCACGCCTGGCGCGTGGCCTACAGCTACCTGAACACGCTCGCCGGTCCGTTCGACTTCCTGGATCCGCGCTACCCGGTGCCGCAGCACATCTGCGAGTTCACCTACGACCTCATCCAGCGCGGCGTGCTGACGCTGGACAAGAGCCGCAACGACCACCGCCGGGTGACTTTCCACGATTCCTGCAACGTCGCCCGTGCCTCCCGCATGGGCGACATGCCGGGCGGGCAGTTCATCATTCCGCGCGAGATCATCAAGGCCACCTGCAACCATTTCTACGACATGGCGCCCGACACCATCGGCGAAGGCACGTTCTGCTGCGGCGGCGGCGGGGGTCTGCTGACCGACGACCTGATGGAACTTCGGGTCAAGGGCGCACTGCCCCGCATGAATGCACTGAAAGACGTGGTCGACGAACACGAAGTCACGCACATGGCCGCGATCTGCGCAATCTGCAAGAGCCAGTTCAGCAAGGTGCTGCCCTATTATGGCTTCCAGATGGACCAGATCGTCAGCGTCCACCAGCTCGTCAGCGACGCCCTCGTTCTCGACGCCAAACAATAA